One window of Deinococcus depolymerans genomic DNA carries:
- a CDS encoding RsmD family RNA methyltransferase: protein MSLRILGGSAKGRSLEVPASARPSGARIRKSLFDLLAARLPRGTFLDMHGGSGAIGLEAASRGYGVTLIEMDGRAVKALEANARALGLRARILKGDAQSLMPALGPFDIVFSDPPYDVDIPALAANLLARNVVRPGGLLICQHPDRTRLPERAGYTREVREYGSNSLTIYERDEPSDGPEAGAADLPEGGTGGAEVG from the coding sequence ATGAGCCTGCGCATCCTGGGCGGCAGTGCCAAGGGCCGCTCGCTGGAGGTTCCGGCGAGTGCGCGGCCCAGCGGCGCCCGCATCCGCAAGAGCCTGTTCGACCTGCTGGCCGCCCGGCTGCCGCGCGGCACCTTCCTGGACATGCACGGCGGCAGCGGCGCCATCGGCCTGGAGGCCGCCAGCCGCGGGTACGGGGTGACGCTGATCGAGATGGACGGCCGCGCCGTGAAGGCGCTGGAGGCGAACGCCCGCGCGCTGGGCCTGCGCGCCCGCATCCTGAAGGGCGACGCGCAGAGCCTGATGCCCGCACTGGGGCCGTTCGACATCGTATTCAGCGACCCGCCGTACGACGTGGACATTCCCGCGCTGGCCGCGAACCTGCTCGCGCGGAACGTGGTGCGGCCCGGCGGGCTGCTGATCTGCCAGCACCCGGACCGCACCCGCCTGCCCGAACGGGCCGGGTACACCCGCGAGGTGCGCGAGTACGGCAGCAACAGCCTGACCATCTACGAACGCGACGAACCCTCTGACGGGCCGGAAGCCGGGGCGGCCGACCTGCCCGAAGGCGGGACCGGCGGGGCGGAAGTAGGGTAA
- the coaD gene encoding pantetheine-phosphate adenylyltransferase → MNAVFPGSFDPITSGHMDVLTRAAKIFDQVTVTVMHNARKQGRHLFTLEERMDILREATAHLPNVRVDTFGGLLVDYMARQEPGSVILRGLRAVSDYEYELQIAHLNRQIGDAETVFIMAATRWSFVSSSMVREIASYGGDVSEMVPRASASALRRKHADVYAEREAEKQEQRQTQLG, encoded by the coding sequence ATGAACGCTGTCTTTCCCGGATCGTTCGATCCCATCACCAGCGGGCACATGGACGTCCTGACGCGCGCCGCGAAGATCTTCGACCAGGTGACGGTCACGGTCATGCACAATGCCCGCAAGCAGGGCCGCCACCTGTTCACGCTGGAGGAGCGCATGGACATCCTGCGCGAGGCGACCGCGCACCTGCCGAACGTCCGGGTGGACACCTTCGGGGGGCTGCTGGTGGACTACATGGCCCGCCAGGAGCCGGGCAGCGTGATCCTGCGCGGCCTGCGGGCGGTCAGCGACTACGAGTACGAGTTGCAGATCGCGCACCTGAACCGCCAGATCGGGGACGCCGAGACGGTGTTCATCATGGCCGCCACCCGCTGGAGTTTCGTGAGCAGCTCGATGGTCCGCGAGATCGCCAGTTACGGAGGGGACGTGAGCGAGATGGTCCCGCGTGCCAGTGCCAGCGCCCTGCGCCGCAAACACGCCGACGTGTACGCCGAACGCGAGGCCGAGAAGCAGGAGCAGCGGCAGACGCAGCTGGGCTGA